From Candidatus Pedobacter colombiensis, one genomic window encodes:
- a CDS encoding TolC family protein: MYIIKRILAVLLLLPFCAVAQQQSPVLTLDTVLQRIDKNNLLLQSYGLKAESYKHTAKAATAWMAPMVGVGTFMTPYPGQVVMDDRDKGSLMLQLEQDIPNPVKLNANKRYIESKSKVENETRGVTLNEYKAQAKRLYFGWLVAQQKIGVLEQNQKIMETMKKIEEIRYPYNQSKLGSVYKTSAKLEENRNMIRMQEGDIARARAWLNSLMNMQGNAIFAIDTAYKPSFVPAPSIDTASLAMARNDIKKMDYSIQSMQLNIEAMKKQSRPDFKLRFDHMSPLTKMMPKAYSVMGMVSIPIAPWSSKMYKSEVKGMEYEVEAMGKEKAAMLQETQGMLYGMQFEIQSMQKRIEAMEDKIIPSLKKTLDVNFLSYRENKMELPEVIDSWEALTMMQTNVLDEKLKLYLMIADYEKELYR, translated from the coding sequence ATGTACATCATTAAAAGAATATTAGCCGTATTGTTGCTACTGCCATTTTGTGCAGTGGCACAGCAACAAAGTCCGGTGCTTACACTGGATACAGTCTTGCAAAGAATAGATAAAAATAACCTTTTGCTACAGTCTTACGGTTTAAAAGCGGAAAGTTACAAGCATACCGCCAAAGCCGCAACGGCCTGGATGGCACCAATGGTAGGGGTGGGTACTTTTATGACTCCTTATCCCGGCCAAGTGGTGATGGACGATAGAGATAAGGGATCGTTAATGTTGCAGCTGGAGCAAGACATCCCTAACCCGGTAAAGTTAAATGCGAATAAACGATATATAGAATCGAAAAGTAAGGTCGAAAATGAAACACGTGGTGTGACTTTAAACGAATACAAAGCACAGGCTAAGCGCTTGTATTTCGGCTGGTTGGTTGCACAACAAAAGATTGGTGTATTGGAGCAAAACCAGAAGATCATGGAAACCATGAAAAAGATTGAAGAGATCAGATATCCTTACAACCAGTCGAAATTGGGTAGTGTTTACAAAACTTCTGCCAAGCTGGAAGAAAATCGCAATATGATCAGAATGCAGGAGGGGGATATTGCCAGAGCCCGTGCCTGGTTAAACAGCCTGATGAATATGCAGGGGAATGCCATTTTTGCTATTGATACAGCTTATAAACCCAGTTTTGTGCCGGCTCCTTCCATTGATACAGCTAGTCTGGCTATGGCTAGAAATGATATTAAGAAAATGGACTACAGCATACAATCTATGCAGCTGAATATTGAGGCGATGAAAAAACAGAGCCGGCCTGATTTTAAACTAAGGTTCGATCACATGTCGCCCTTAACTAAAATGATGCCTAAAGCCTATAGTGTGATGGGCATGGTCAGCATTCCAATTGCACCGTGGTCTTCAAAAATGTATAAATCGGAAGTAAAAGGTATGGAGTATGAAGTGGAGGCTATGGGGAAAGAGAAAGCAGCCATGTTACAGGAAACTCAAGGAATGTTGTATGGTATGCAGTTTGAAATTCAGTCTATGCAAAAGCGGATTGAGGCTATGGAAGATAAAATCATTCCCAGCCTGAAAAAAACACTGGATGTTAACTTTTTAAGTTACCGTGAGAATAAGATGGAGTTACCCGAGGTTATTGATTCCTGGGAAGCACTTACGATGATGCAGACCAATGTATTGGACGAGAAACTGAAACTTTATTTAATGATTGCCGATTATGAGAAAGAACTATATCGTTAA
- a CDS encoding heavy-metal-associated domain-containing protein — protein MKSLRVLSVVALTFLGSAVFAQSKTEKIKVSGNCSMCKKKIETALKVPGVSTADWDKTTKVLTVSYDASKITNDQVQQKVAAAGYDTPKFKATKEAYEKLDDCCQYDRDSIGKSPAKAKTH, from the coding sequence ATGAAATCATTAAGAGTTCTTTCGGTAGTCGCATTGACTTTCCTTGGTAGTGCTGTATTTGCACAATCTAAAACAGAAAAAATCAAAGTATCTGGTAACTGCAGTATGTGCAAAAAAAAGATCGAAACTGCACTTAAAGTACCAGGTGTAAGTACCGCTGACTGGGATAAAACCACAAAAGTGCTTACAGTAAGTTATGATGCCAGCAAAATTACGAACGATCAGGTTCAACAAAAAGTAGCAGCAGCTGGATATGATACCCCTAAGTTCAAAGCCACAAAAGAGGCTTATGAAAAACTGGATGATTGCTGCCAGTACGATCGCGATAGCATAGGGAAGAGTCCTGCTAAAGCAAAAACACACTAA
- a CDS encoding efflux RND transporter permease subunit, whose protein sequence is MIEWFKNIFKKSPDWISEEDRLAVITKSSKQVSRGVFFATVIIITSFLPVFMLTGQEGKLFHPLAYTKTFIMIVDALLVITLAPVLISFFMKGKFKPDSANPVNRVLEKVYEPVIRTVLKWRKTTIAINIIALLITIPLLKNLGTEFIPPLDEQSILFMPVTLPDVSNAEAKRILQVQDKIIKSVPEVDKVLGKAGRANTATDNSPISMIETIITLKPKSEWRKGITKKDIVTELDAKLQIPGVVNGWTQPIINRINMLATGIRTDVGIKVFGQNLDTVAKVSEKVKAALEGTPGVSDLFVEPITGGKYLSIDIKRAELARYGLNVDDVNQVVESALGGATIGNTIEGRQRFSISVRLAQEYRNSVERIQRIPIQSATFGEVPLSAVADVKFEDGPPMISSDNAILRGAVMFNVRDRDLGSTVKEAMETLNKEKGVLPEGYFLEWSGQYENLIRGKQTLMWIAPVVLVIIFFSLYFAFRSVREAFLSLITVPFALIGGAYMIYFWGVNLSIGVAVGFIALFGIAVETGIVMVIYLNDAMQQLIKLKGNSSETITKEDLRAYVIYGAAKRLRPKLMTVCVSLFGLVPVLWATGVGVDVMQPIVLPMIGGVLTSSTHILLVTPLIFLMSKEYELRKYGKLEVHDVHH, encoded by the coding sequence ATGATCGAGTGGTTTAAAAATATATTTAAAAAATCTCCGGATTGGATTAGTGAAGAAGATCGTCTTGCGGTGATCACCAAATCCAGTAAGCAGGTTTCAAGAGGAGTGTTCTTTGCAACAGTCATCATCATTACCTCTTTTTTACCGGTATTTATGTTAACCGGACAGGAAGGTAAATTATTCCATCCGCTAGCCTACACCAAAACATTCATCATGATTGTAGATGCTTTGCTGGTGATTACACTGGCCCCTGTACTGATCTCCTTTTTTATGAAGGGAAAGTTTAAACCGGATAGTGCGAACCCGGTAAATAGGGTGTTGGAAAAGGTGTATGAACCAGTTATCAGAACGGTACTGAAATGGAGAAAAACAACCATTGCCATTAATATCATTGCCTTGCTAATTACCATTCCTTTGCTTAAAAATTTAGGTACAGAGTTTATACCTCCGCTTGATGAGCAAAGTATTTTGTTTATGCCGGTAACGCTTCCTGATGTATCTAATGCCGAAGCAAAGCGAATTTTGCAGGTGCAGGACAAGATCATTAAGTCGGTGCCCGAAGTAGATAAGGTTTTAGGGAAAGCGGGTAGGGCCAATACGGCTACTGATAATTCGCCGATCAGTATGATCGAAACGATCATTACGTTAAAGCCAAAAAGCGAATGGCGTAAAGGCATCACCAAAAAGGACATTGTAACCGAATTGGATGCCAAATTACAAATTCCGGGAGTAGTAAATGGCTGGACACAACCCATTATTAACCGCATCAATATGCTGGCTACCGGAATCCGTACCGATGTAGGAATAAAGGTATTTGGCCAGAATCTGGATACCGTTGCTAAGGTCTCAGAAAAAGTTAAAGCGGCGTTGGAAGGTACGCCGGGGGTAAGTGACTTGTTTGTTGAGCCCATTACCGGTGGAAAATATCTTTCTATTGATATAAAAAGAGCTGAGCTGGCACGCTATGGCTTAAACGTAGATGATGTAAATCAGGTGGTAGAAAGTGCCTTGGGTGGAGCAACTATTGGGAATACCATTGAAGGCAGACAACGTTTCTCTATCAGTGTACGTTTGGCACAGGAATATCGCAATAGTGTAGAACGTATTCAGCGTATCCCTATCCAATCAGCCACTTTTGGTGAAGTGCCACTATCGGCAGTAGCTGATGTGAAATTTGAAGATGGTCCGCCGATGATCAGTTCTGACAATGCTATTTTGCGTGGTGCAGTTATGTTTAATGTGCGTGACCGGGACCTAGGTAGTACCGTTAAGGAGGCAATGGAGACGTTGAACAAGGAAAAGGGTGTCCTTCCTGAAGGGTACTTTCTGGAATGGAGCGGTCAGTACGAAAACCTGATCCGTGGTAAACAAACGCTGATGTGGATCGCACCGGTTGTTTTAGTCATCATTTTCTTCTCCCTATACTTTGCTTTCCGCTCGGTGAGAGAAGCCTTTTTAAGTCTGATTACCGTTCCCTTTGCCTTAATCGGTGGAGCTTACATGATTTATTTCTGGGGTGTAAACCTTTCTATAGGTGTCGCAGTAGGCTTTATTGCCCTGTTTGGGATTGCCGTAGAAACGGGTATAGTAATGGTGATTTATCTGAACGATGCCATGCAGCAGCTAATCAAATTAAAAGGAAACTCAAGTGAAACGATCACTAAAGAGGATTTGAGAGCATATGTGATTTATGGTGCAGCGAAAAGATTAAGACCGAAACTGATGACCGTTTGTGTGTCGTTATTTGGACTTGTGCCTGTGTTATGGGCAACAGGAGTAGGAGTGGATGTGATGCAGCCGATCGTGTTGCCTATGATAGGTGGGGTACTAACCTCTTCTACACACATTCTGCTGGTTACCCCGCTGATCTTTTTAATGTCCAAAGAATATGAATTGAGGAAATATGGAAAATTGGAGGTGCACGATGTACATCATTAA
- a CDS encoding heavy metal translocating P-type ATPase: MNNNIETISMPVLGMTCAACAVSVESIIGAQPGVDKAEVNYATQSVKVIYHPEAVQPGALQKAVQSGGYDLIVEQEGAKELQEEAQKNNYEALKKRMIYSSILAIPVVIIGMFFMDLPNGNYYMMALTTPILFLFGKSFFINAWKQAKFGKANMDTLVALSTGIAYLFSVFNTFNPEFWHNRGLHPHVYFEAAAVVIVFIMLGKLLEEKAKSNTSSAIKKLMGLQPKTVILITEHGEKEIAVADVNPNDQLLVRSGEKIPVDGEVYEGSSFVDESMITGEPVAVPKQAGDKVFAGTINQKGSFKFKAEKVGGETMLAQIIKLVQDAQGSKAPVQKLVDKIASIFVPIVILIAIISLGAWLLFGGEHAFTQGLLAMVTVLVIACPCALGLATPTAIMVGIGKGAENGILIKDAEALELGYKVNAVILDKTGTITEGKPEVTHVEWAIELPKYKLQLQEILIALEQASEHPLAEAIVRNLKKEGVKGAAVNGFESLTGKGVMAVFEGEKYWAGSHKILTELNVQVSEALQNRVNELQQLAQTVIYFTNATQVLAIVSIADQIKAGSAKAVAALKNAGIEVYMLTGDNQQTAASVARQAGIAHFQAEVLPSDKSDFVKQLQAQGKVVAMIGDGINDSQALAQADVSIAMGKGSDIAIDVAKITLVSSDLQQVPKALRLSKLTVKTIRQNLFWAFIYNMIGIPIAAGLLYPFNGFLLNPMIAGAAMALSSVSVVSNSLRLKFAKLI; encoded by the coding sequence ATGAACAACAATATAGAAACAATTTCGATGCCGGTGCTTGGGATGACCTGTGCAGCCTGTGCTGTGAGTGTTGAATCTATAATAGGCGCCCAACCCGGAGTTGATAAAGCCGAGGTGAACTATGCCACTCAATCTGTAAAGGTTATTTATCATCCCGAAGCAGTACAACCTGGAGCGTTACAAAAAGCAGTTCAATCCGGTGGTTACGACCTGATCGTTGAACAGGAAGGCGCTAAGGAATTACAGGAAGAAGCACAGAAAAATAATTATGAAGCTTTAAAAAAGCGGATGATCTATTCATCAATATTAGCCATCCCCGTAGTCATTATTGGAATGTTCTTTATGGATCTGCCTAATGGTAATTATTACATGATGGCTTTAACCACACCAATATTGTTCCTTTTTGGGAAGAGCTTTTTTATCAATGCCTGGAAACAAGCTAAATTTGGAAAAGCCAATATGGATACCCTGGTGGCTTTAAGTACAGGTATCGCTTATCTTTTTAGTGTTTTTAATACTTTCAATCCGGAGTTTTGGCACAACAGAGGTTTACATCCACACGTATATTTTGAAGCAGCGGCCGTAGTGATTGTTTTCATTATGCTAGGTAAGCTATTAGAAGAAAAAGCAAAGTCTAATACTTCTTCAGCAATCAAAAAACTGATGGGCTTGCAACCGAAAACGGTAATTTTGATCACCGAACATGGTGAAAAGGAAATTGCAGTCGCAGATGTAAACCCCAATGATCAACTGCTGGTACGCTCTGGTGAGAAGATCCCGGTAGATGGTGAAGTGTACGAGGGAAGTTCTTTTGTCGACGAGAGTATGATTACCGGTGAACCTGTCGCGGTGCCTAAACAAGCGGGTGATAAGGTTTTTGCCGGTACCATTAACCAAAAAGGAAGTTTTAAATTTAAAGCGGAAAAGGTAGGAGGCGAGACCATGCTTGCCCAGATTATTAAACTGGTTCAGGATGCGCAAGGCTCTAAAGCTCCGGTGCAAAAACTGGTAGATAAAATTGCCAGCATATTTGTTCCCATTGTTATTTTAATTGCCATTATTAGTTTAGGTGCATGGCTGCTGTTTGGTGGAGAACATGCCTTTACTCAAGGGCTCCTTGCCATGGTTACCGTATTGGTGATTGCCTGCCCTTGTGCGTTGGGTTTGGCAACGCCTACGGCAATCATGGTAGGTATTGGCAAAGGTGCAGAGAATGGTATCTTAATTAAAGATGCAGAAGCACTGGAATTGGGCTATAAAGTAAATGCCGTGATTCTGGATAAAACAGGGACCATTACAGAAGGTAAACCAGAAGTAACTCATGTGGAGTGGGCCATTGAACTGCCTAAATATAAATTGCAATTGCAGGAAATATTAATCGCTTTAGAACAGGCATCAGAACATCCATTGGCAGAGGCAATAGTCCGTAACCTAAAAAAGGAGGGCGTAAAAGGTGCTGCGGTAAATGGTTTTGAAAGTTTGACTGGTAAAGGTGTAATGGCGGTATTTGAAGGTGAAAAGTATTGGGCGGGAAGCCATAAAATCCTTACGGAGTTAAATGTACAAGTTTCAGAAGCATTACAAAATAGAGTTAATGAACTTCAGCAATTGGCACAAACGGTGATTTATTTTACCAATGCAACACAGGTGTTGGCCATTGTGTCTATTGCAGATCAGATTAAAGCGGGTTCAGCCAAAGCGGTTGCAGCCTTAAAAAATGCAGGCATTGAGGTGTATATGCTTACGGGAGATAATCAGCAAACAGCTGCTTCGGTAGCAAGACAAGCTGGGATAGCTCATTTTCAGGCCGAGGTATTGCCTTCTGATAAATCAGACTTTGTGAAGCAGTTACAGGCGCAGGGAAAAGTTGTAGCAATGATTGGCGATGGAATTAATGACAGTCAGGCATTGGCACAGGCTGATGTTTCCATTGCTATGGGCAAAGGATCTGATATTGCCATTGATGTGGCAAAAATTACGTTGGTATCTTCCGATTTGCAGCAAGTGCCAAAAGCACTGCGTTTATCAAAGCTAACCGTAAAAACCATTCGTCAGAACTTGTTCTGGGCATTTATTTATAACATGATTGGGATTCCAATTGCTGCAGGCTTGCTTTATCCATTTAATGGGTTCTTATTGAATCCAATGATCGCCGGAGCTGCGATGGCATTAAGTTCTGTATCGGTAGTCAGCAACAGTTTGCGTTTAAAATTCGCAAAACTTATATAA
- a CDS encoding efflux RND transporter periplasmic adaptor subunit, with translation MRKNYIVKHVEGVKLRAYILTAVLMIGVLMMKACNGNKDNKHSAHEDPGAVNIDSNLSHLLKPSNEQVVSTLPVIKANYGTKIFTEEAQGIINYDTRNENSVASRVSGRIERLLIKYNYQPVKKGQLIMEVYSPDLAAAQQELLFLKRSENDPTLLDKAKQRLILLGMSVSGVNQVLKTGKVNYRIPVYSNVEGYILEKSAAATSTALPSVSASAAGGDGMGGMSVASSGSTAVSAAAAVPVNEPVMLREGQYVNAGQSLFTIYNADRLVAEFSFKPSLASQVKKGDKFVFYKTADKSTIQTAAIGMIQPVFKDGENFTIARVYLNKPNFRVGELLTARIPVLLSASWWLPESAVLSLGNKTVLFKKEGNVFVPKSVKAGSTIAGMVQIKEDISNWEVSQNAAYLVDSESFIKEQLK, from the coding sequence ATGAGAAAGAACTATATCGTTAAGCATGTTGAGGGCGTTAAGCTGCGTGCTTACATCCTTACTGCGGTGTTGATGATCGGTGTACTGATGATGAAGGCTTGCAATGGGAATAAAGACAATAAGCATAGTGCGCACGAAGACCCGGGTGCTGTGAATATTGATAGTAACCTTTCTCATTTACTAAAACCTTCAAATGAGCAGGTGGTATCTACTTTGCCTGTAATTAAGGCAAACTATGGTACTAAAATATTTACGGAAGAGGCACAGGGGATCATCAATTATGATACCCGTAATGAAAATAGTGTAGCCAGTCGTGTAAGCGGAAGAATAGAGCGCTTACTCATTAAATATAATTATCAGCCGGTTAAAAAAGGGCAGTTGATTATGGAAGTTTACTCTCCGGATCTGGCTGCGGCACAACAGGAATTGTTGTTTTTGAAAAGATCAGAAAACGATCCTACTTTGTTGGACAAAGCAAAACAACGTTTAATCCTGTTGGGAATGAGTGTTTCAGGAGTTAATCAGGTGTTAAAAACAGGGAAAGTGAATTATCGTATTCCGGTATATAGCAATGTAGAAGGTTATATTCTTGAAAAATCTGCAGCTGCTACATCTACAGCTTTACCCTCGGTTTCGGCATCGGCTGCTGGTGGCGACGGGATGGGTGGAATGAGTGTAGCTTCATCTGGTTCTACGGCTGTGTCTGCAGCTGCTGCAGTGCCGGTAAATGAACCGGTAATGTTGCGGGAAGGACAATATGTAAACGCTGGTCAGTCGCTTTTTACCATTTATAATGCCGACAGACTGGTTGCTGAATTTTCTTTCAAGCCCTCTTTAGCGTCACAGGTTAAGAAGGGGGATAAATTTGTGTTTTATAAAACAGCTGATAAAAGCACTATTCAAACTGCTGCTATTGGCATGATCCAACCGGTATTTAAAGATGGGGAGAACTTTACCATTGCGAGGGTATACCTTAATAAACCCAATTTTAGAGTTGGGGAGTTACTTACCGCCAGAATCCCTGTGTTGCTTTCTGCATCATGGTGGTTGCCGGAATCTGCTGTGTTATCGCTGGGGAATAAGACCGTACTTTTTAAAAAAGAAGGTAATGTCTTCGTTCCTAAGTCAGTAAAGGCCGGAAGTACCATAGCTGGAATGGTGCAGATTAAAGAAGACATCAGTAATTGGGAGGTAAGTCAAAATGCAGCTTACCTGGTAGATAGTGAAAGCTTCATAAAAGAGCAATTAAAATGA
- a CDS encoding efflux RND transporter permease subunit: protein MVHKIIEWSMRNRFIVLVLSAGLFVWGIFSVQKNPIDAIPDLSENQVIVFTEWMGRSPQLIEDQVTYPLVTNLQGIPKIKYVRGSSMFGMSFIYVIFEDDVDVYWARERVMERISTISKTLPEGVAPQLGPDGTGVGHVLWYTLDAPDMDLGEQRAIQDWYVKFALQNVPGVSEIASFGGFQKQYQISIDPNKLLYYKLSVPQVIAAVRSNNNESGGRKFEMSDMGYIIKTSGYLKSLEEISNIPVKNQNGTPIKISDLATVQMTGETRLGIFDQDGKGERAGGIVVMRYGENAAEVIDRVKAKMKEVSKGLPKGVKFDIVYDRGELIKESIDSIKNTLIEEMVVVSLIVIVFLFHWRSALSIIIQIPITIAASFILLNAFDISSNIMSLTGIALAIGVIVDNGIIMSENAYKHLAERYELWEKDQNKTTTS, encoded by the coding sequence ATGGTACATAAAATTATAGAATGGTCGATGCGCAATAGGTTTATTGTGCTGGTGCTTTCTGCCGGGTTATTTGTATGGGGGATATTTTCCGTACAAAAGAACCCGATAGATGCCATCCCCGACCTATCAGAAAACCAGGTGATCGTATTTACAGAATGGATGGGCAGATCACCACAGCTGATAGAAGATCAGGTGACCTACCCGCTGGTAACCAACCTGCAGGGCATCCCTAAAATTAAATATGTAAGGGGCTCATCCATGTTCGGCATGAGTTTCATTTATGTGATCTTTGAAGATGATGTAGATGTATACTGGGCGCGTGAGCGCGTAATGGAGCGGATTAGTACCATATCCAAAACTTTACCTGAAGGTGTGGCCCCGCAATTGGGTCCCGACGGAACCGGAGTGGGTCATGTACTCTGGTATACGCTGGATGCGCCGGATATGGATCTTGGCGAGCAGCGTGCCATACAAGACTGGTATGTAAAGTTTGCCTTGCAAAATGTACCGGGGGTAAGTGAGATTGCCTCTTTTGGCGGCTTCCAGAAACAATATCAGATCTCCATAGATCCGAACAAACTGCTGTATTATAAACTCAGTGTGCCGCAGGTAATTGCTGCGGTTAGGAGTAATAACAACGAATCGGGGGGACGAAAGTTCGAAATGAGTGATATGGGGTATATCATTAAGACTTCCGGTTACCTCAAATCATTGGAAGAGATTTCCAATATCCCTGTAAAAAACCAGAATGGTACACCAATAAAGATATCCGATTTGGCTACAGTGCAAATGACCGGAGAAACCCGCCTGGGCATATTTGATCAGGATGGTAAAGGTGAACGTGCCGGTGGTATTGTTGTGATGCGCTATGGCGAGAATGCTGCTGAGGTGATAGATAGGGTAAAAGCCAAAATGAAAGAAGTTTCAAAAGGCCTACCTAAGGGGGTGAAGTTTGATATTGTTTATGATAGAGGCGAGCTCATTAAAGAATCAATAGATTCCATAAAGAACACGTTGATTGAAGAGATGGTTGTAGTATCGCTCATCGTAATTGTCTTCCTGTTTCACTGGCGTAGTGCATTGAGCATCATTATACAAATACCGATTACCATTGCTGCCAGCTTTATTCTGCTCAATGCATTTGATATCTCATCAAACATTATGTCGCTCACCGGTATTGCACTGGCGATCGGGGTAATTGTGGATAATGGGATTATCATGAGTGAAAATGCCTACAAACATTTGGCAGAACGATACGAATTGTGGGAAAAGGATCAAAATAAAACGACAACATCATGA
- a CDS encoding heavy-metal-associated domain-containing protein, producing METLKFKTNIKCGGCIATVTPFLNELPQISKWEVNTDNPEKILTVETNDQLAAETVVNTLQKAGYIATEL from the coding sequence ATGGAAACATTAAAATTCAAAACAAATATCAAATGCGGAGGATGTATAGCAACGGTAACTCCTTTCCTTAACGAGCTTCCTCAGATCTCTAAATGGGAGGTAAATACTGATAATCCTGAAAAGATACTTACTGTAGAAACAAATGATCAGCTAGCTGCCGAAACAGTAGTAAATACGCTTCAGAAAGCTGGCTATATCGCTACAGAATTGTAA
- a CDS encoding DUF3347 domain-containing protein yields the protein MRTVTNFVITLAAVTLFAACGNTQKPMEADPHAGHNHAPGVPVEKAVAGVSLKDDKLNAVYQHYIHLTTALVNGDIAEVKVAANAIELGSRELSNGSTLTALAAKIGVAKDIDAQRIVFSDLSKDFIARVKVSGLNSGELYVEYCPMALNDKGASWLSNQKDIKNPYFGESMLNCGEVKETIK from the coding sequence ATGAGAACAGTAACCAATTTCGTAATTACATTGGCCGCGGTAACGCTATTCGCAGCGTGTGGAAATACACAAAAACCTATGGAAGCAGACCCTCATGCAGGACATAATCATGCTCCCGGTGTCCCGGTTGAAAAAGCTGTAGCAGGTGTAAGCTTAAAGGATGATAAATTAAATGCGGTATACCAACATTATATTCATCTGACTACTGCACTTGTAAATGGTGATATAGCAGAAGTAAAAGTTGCCGCAAATGCTATTGAATTGGGTTCAAGGGAATTGAGTAATGGTAGTACATTAACCGCATTAGCAGCTAAAATAGGTGTTGCTAAAGATATAGACGCTCAAAGAATCGTGTTTTCGGATCTCAGCAAGGATTTCATAGCAAGAGTAAAAGTTTCAGGCTTGAATTCGGGTGAGTTGTATGTAGAATACTGTCCAATGGCTCTAAATGATAAAGGAGCATCCTGGTTAAGCAATCAAAAGGATATCAAAAATCCTTATTTTGGTGAAAGCATGTTAAACTGCGGCGAAGTAAAAGAGACGATCAAATAA
- a CDS encoding efflux RND transporter periplasmic adaptor subunit, which yields MERKLFIKGMALMILLPSVFIAACSNEKKPEAEAVKEKQQTFTCPMHPQIIRHEMGTCPICGMDLVPIEMNSNDKALKVDEKRQALANITTIMIGENTLSGAKQLNGRLVVNPEQSSYISSRIAGRVEQLYIRETGVKVSKGQPLYKLYSEQLATLQQEYLMAVAQEKQFQGDKIERQIVASAKQKLLLYGQSENQVQQLVKTQKKDSYVVFYAPESGVVAELSVTQGQYVAEGSPILRLEGYGQLWVEADVYPNEATKIKQGQKVRVVVAGWEGQPQEMTISFITPSLQSSTQLTQIRGSISNPGNQWQPGLQVNVFLPSGNKSNVLTLPVDAVIRDGKGMHVWVKSGKDSFEPRLVKTGTENDNQVEIAEGLKNGDQVVVTGAYLLYSEYILKKGKNPVEGLKLKS from the coding sequence ATGGAACGGAAATTATTTATAAAGGGGATGGCGCTGATGATCTTACTTCCATCGGTATTTATTGCTGCCTGCAGCAATGAGAAAAAGCCGGAAGCAGAGGCTGTGAAAGAAAAACAACAAACTTTTACCTGTCCGATGCACCCGCAAATCATTAGGCATGAGATGGGTACCTGTCCCATTTGTGGGATGGACCTGGTACCTATTGAAATGAATAGCAATGATAAAGCGCTAAAAGTGGACGAGAAACGTCAGGCACTGGCGAATATTACCACAATAATGATTGGTGAAAATACCTTGTCTGGAGCGAAACAGTTGAACGGAAGGCTAGTCGTTAATCCGGAACAAAGCAGTTATATCTCTAGTCGCATTGCAGGTAGGGTAGAGCAATTATATATTAGGGAAACGGGTGTTAAGGTAAGTAAGGGACAACCTTTGTACAAGCTGTACTCGGAGCAATTGGCTACTTTACAACAGGAATATCTGATGGCAGTAGCTCAGGAGAAGCAGTTTCAAGGTGATAAAATAGAACGCCAGATCGTGGCCTCTGCCAAACAAAAGTTGTTGTTGTATGGACAATCAGAAAATCAGGTGCAGCAGTTGGTGAAAACACAGAAAAAGGATTCTTATGTCGTGTTTTATGCACCTGAAAGCGGTGTGGTAGCCGAATTGTCGGTAACCCAGGGACAATATGTAGCTGAGGGTAGCCCGATATTAAGACTAGAGGGCTATGGACAATTATGGGTTGAAGCTGATGTTTATCCTAACGAGGCCACGAAAATTAAACAGGGTCAGAAAGTAAGGGTTGTTGTGGCAGGTTGGGAAGGTCAACCGCAAGAAATGACCATTAGTTTTATTACACCTTCCTTGCAGTCGAGTACTCAGCTTACTCAAATCAGGGGAAGCATTTCTAATCCCGGAAATCAATGGCAACCTGGTTTGCAGGTCAATGTCTTTCTTCCTTCAGGAAATAAAAGCAATGTGCTGACACTACCGGTAGATGCCGTGATCAGGGATGGAAAAGGAATGCATGTGTGGGTTAAAAGTGGAAAAGACAGCTTTGAACCGCGACTGGTAAAAACGGGAACTGAAAATGATAATCAGGTAGAAATCGCTGAAGGTTTGAAAAATGGAGATCAGGTGGTGGTGACCGGAGCATACCTTTTGTATAGTGAATATATCCTTAAAAAAGGAAAGAATCCTGTTGAAGGGCTTAAATTAAAATCTTAA